The stretch of DNA ACCTTAGGATTCATTGATAAGGCTCTGGCAATGGATACACGTTGTTGCATTCCACCAGATAACTCATGTGGGGAATGCTTCGTATAGTTGCTTAGTTGTACCATTTTCAAGTACTGGTGAGCAACCTCCCTTGCCTCTTTCTTTTTCATTTCCTTACGCAAAGCAAACATTACATTCTCTTCTACTGTCATCCAAGGAAAAAGCGCTGCTTGTTGGAATACCATCCCGCGGTCTCTTCCTGGCTTAGTAATTTTTTCACCGTTCAGAAATACCTCACCACTAGAAGGCTTAGTTAAACCAGCCACAATTGACAATAATGTTGATTTTCCACAGCCGGAAGGTCCAAGGATAGAGACAAACTCTCCTTCCTTAATTTCAAGATTAATATTTGAAAGGACC from Bacillus sp. SLBN-46 encodes:
- a CDS encoding ABC transporter ATP-binding protein, whose translation is MFLHIDHVNKEFGNQSATNTVLSNINLEIKEGEFVSILGPSGCGKSTLLSIVAGLTKPSSGEVFLNGEKITKPGRDRGMVFQQAALFPWMTVEENVMFALRKEMKKKEAREVAHQYLKMVQLSNYTKHSPHELSGGMQQRVSIARALSMNPKVLLMDEPFGALDEQTRSRLHLELEKIWIETRKTILFVTHSIRESIKLSDRIIVMGTRPGVVLEDIQVKIPRPRENHTQMVAKLEEKIMSLLQSEIDKVVKEELAYAANN